A window of the Chloroflexota bacterium genome harbors these coding sequences:
- a CDS encoding beta-lactamase family protein, which produces MDFTTVTPPAAAGMNPERIAELQQRASAQVRDGRALGMQVVVARHGQVVVDAALGAARRNPPAPVTAETLFYSWSVAKPITAMAVHLLIERGTLSLDTPIAEVWPAFAQEGKEAATVGHALSHRAGVPLTPPSLAWHQYASWTASVDAIAASHLSFQPGSAVQYHSLTFGWVLGEIVRRVDGRPIETFAREEFFIPLGMLHSTLKLPESLLTQTAELAASADFPDGMQAIQAWNLPLMRQAVIPAAGLHSTARDLARFYQMLLNDGELEGRCVLAPESIARARKPSTLPGEREQDTNELSHRAFGFSLGGHAQSLWGGEASGPTTFGHNGWATNASFADPERGLVCIILNNLMLDDEANNRRLRALTDLVFAACE; this is translated from the coding sequence ATGGACTTCACGACCGTCACGCCGCCCGCCGCGGCGGGCATGAACCCGGAGCGCATCGCCGAATTGCAGCAGCGCGCAAGCGCGCAGGTGCGCGACGGCCGCGCGCTCGGCATGCAGGTCGTCGTCGCGCGCCACGGGCAGGTCGTGGTCGACGCCGCGCTCGGCGCGGCGCGCCGCAACCCGCCCGCGCCGGTCACGGCCGAAACGCTTTTCTACTCGTGGTCGGTCGCCAAGCCGATCACCGCGATGGCTGTGCACCTGTTGATTGAGCGCGGAACGCTGTCACTGGACACGCCGATCGCTGAGGTCTGGCCGGCGTTCGCGCAGGAAGGCAAAGAGGCCGCGACGGTCGGCCACGCGCTATCGCATCGCGCCGGCGTTCCGCTGACGCCCCCCTCGCTCGCCTGGCACCAGTACGCAAGCTGGACGGCGTCGGTGGACGCGATTGCCGCGTCGCATCTGTCATTCCAGCCCGGCAGCGCCGTGCAGTATCACTCGCTCACCTTCGGTTGGGTCCTCGGCGAAATCGTGCGCCGCGTCGATGGCCGCCCGATCGAAACGTTTGCGCGTGAGGAGTTCTTCATACCGCTCGGCATGCTTCACAGCACCCTGAAACTGCCCGAGTCGCTGCTGACCCAGACGGCCGAACTGGCCGCCAGCGCCGACTTCCCCGACGGCATGCAGGCGATTCAGGCGTGGAACCTGCCGCTGATGCGCCAGGCCGTCATCCCGGCGGCCGGTCTGCACTCCACCGCCCGCGACCTGGCACGCTTCTACCAGATGCTGCTGAACGACGGCGAACTGGAGGGGCGGTGCGTGCTCGCCCCGGAGAGCATCGCCCGGGCGCGGAAGCCGTCGACCCTGCCGGGCGAGCGGGAACAAGACACGAATGAGCTGTCGCATCGCGCGTTCGGCTTTTCGCTGGGCGGGCATGCGCAGTCGTTGTGGGGCGGCGAGGCCAGCGGCCCGACGACGTTCGGCCACAACGGCTGGGCGACCAACGCCTCGTTCGCCGATCCGGAGCGCGGGCTGGTCTGCATCATCCTGAACAACCTGATGCTGGACGACGAGGCCAATAACCGGCGACTGCGCGCATTGACCGATCTGGTTTTCGCCGCTTGCGAGTAG
- a CDS encoding SIS domain-containing protein — protein sequence MSQLLAEIHEQPGVLRRLLAAERAHVREIAARVRAYDPRYAVIAARGTSDNAARYAQYVLGAHNRLSAVLSTPSLFTRYHSPPRMDGALVIGISQSGASPDLLAVLAEGKRQGCRTLTLTNVPDSPLAAIADDVLALHAGEERSIAATKTFTAQLLAVAMLSPALSGDEARLAELERVPEWAAQALAALAGPDNAAVRAARHLAHADHCVVIGRGYNYATAHETAIKSKELALLAAEPYSAADFLHGPIALIEHGFPVVVINMSGQVAAEMDDLLVELWRRGAQPVVISDRAESLALAAAPIPVPAGIPEWLSPIVAIIAGQLLAYHLTFARGYDPDRPRGIQKVTLTT from the coding sequence ATGTCCCAACTGCTGGCTGAAATCCACGAACAACCTGGCGTGCTGCGTCGCCTGCTGGCGGCCGAGCGCGCGCATGTGCGCGAGATTGCGGCGCGGGTGCGCGCCTACGATCCGCGCTACGCGGTGATCGCCGCGCGCGGCACGTCCGACAACGCCGCGCGCTACGCGCAGTATGTGCTGGGCGCGCACAACCGGCTGTCGGCGGTGCTGTCGACGCCGTCACTCTTTACGCGCTACCATTCGCCGCCGCGCATGGATGGGGCGCTGGTGATCGGCATTTCGCAGTCGGGCGCGTCGCCCGACCTGCTGGCCGTGCTGGCAGAAGGCAAGCGGCAAGGCTGCAGGACGCTGACGCTGACCAATGTGCCGGATTCGCCGCTGGCCGCGATTGCCGACGACGTGCTGGCGCTGCATGCGGGCGAGGAGCGCAGCATCGCTGCGACCAAGACGTTCACGGCGCAACTGCTGGCGGTGGCGATGCTCTCGCCGGCGCTGTCGGGCGATGAGGCGCGACTGGCGGAACTGGAGCGCGTGCCGGAGTGGGCGGCGCAGGCACTGGCGGCGCTGGCCGGCCCCGACAACGCGGCGGTGCGCGCTGCGCGGCATCTGGCGCATGCCGATCACTGTGTGGTGATTGGGCGCGGCTATAACTACGCGACGGCGCACGAGACGGCGATCAAGTCCAAGGAACTGGCGCTGCTCGCGGCTGAGCCGTACTCGGCAGCCGATTTCCTGCACGGGCCGATCGCGCTGATCGAGCACGGCTTTCCGGTCGTGGTGATCAATATGAGTGGGCAGGTCGCCGCCGAGATGGACGATCTGCTGGTTGAACTGTGGCGGCGCGGTGCACAGCCGGTGGTCATCTCCGACCGCGCCGAGTCGCTGGCGCTGGCGGCTGCGCCGATCCCGGTGCCGGCGGGCATCCCGGAGTGGCTATCGCCGATCGTGGCGATCATCGCCGGGCAATTACTGGCGTATCATCTGACGTTCGCGCGCGGCTACGACCCCGACCGTCCGCGCGGCATCCAGAAAGTCACGCTGACGACGTGA
- the nagA gene encoding N-acetylglucosamine-6-phosphate deacetylase — protein MAGMTLRGQVLFADGVLRPGEVLIEGERIASVRVVDSAPDDIIAPGFIDLQLNGGYGEDFTANPDTIYHVAARVLQQGVTAFLPTIITAPLDVYRKAFEVLSPLSLFGRSGRQARVLGLHLEGPYLSPHRSGAHNKAYLRQRADPRADGLLDPSVRLMTLAPELEHAMQSIRDLRARGIVASLGHSTATHDLANEAIDAGATWGTHLFNAMNPLHHREPGLLGALLAHETAMFGVIPDGVHVHPSIFKWLMRAAGPERMTIVTDAMAAAGMPPGEYPLGDRTVTVTATSARLPDGTLAGSILTMDQAVRNLVTWGACLLADALTMASTTPARLLGAEQIGRITPGAAADLAVLDETLHVRLTFVAGALLYDRENPVAML, from the coding sequence ATGGCTGGAATGACGCTGCGCGGGCAGGTGCTCTTTGCCGACGGCGTGTTGCGCCCGGGCGAGGTGCTGATCGAGGGCGAGCGGATTGCGTCGGTGCGCGTGGTCGATTCCGCGCCGGACGATATCATCGCGCCCGGCTTCATCGACCTGCAACTGAACGGTGGGTACGGCGAGGACTTCACCGCCAACCCCGACACGATCTATCACGTCGCGGCGCGCGTCTTGCAGCAGGGCGTGACGGCGTTCCTGCCGACGATCATCACCGCGCCGCTCGACGTTTACCGCAAGGCGTTCGAGGTGCTGTCGCCGCTCTCGCTGTTCGGCCGCAGCGGGCGGCAGGCGCGGGTGCTCGGGCTGCACCTGGAAGGACCGTACCTGTCGCCGCACCGCTCGGGCGCGCACAACAAGGCGTACCTGCGGCAGCGCGCCGATCCGCGGGCCGACGGTCTGCTCGATCCGAGCGTGCGCCTGATGACGCTGGCGCCCGAGTTGGAGCATGCCATGCAGTCGATTCGCGATCTGCGCGCGCGCGGCATCGTCGCCAGCCTGGGACACAGCACGGCGACGCACGACCTGGCCAATGAGGCGATTGACGCCGGCGCGACGTGGGGCACGCACCTGTTCAACGCGATGAACCCGCTGCACCACCGCGAGCCGGGCCTGCTGGGCGCGCTGCTGGCGCACGAGACGGCGATGTTCGGCGTGATTCCCGACGGCGTGCACGTGCACCCCTCGATCTTCAAGTGGCTGATGCGCGCGGCCGGGCCGGAACGGATGACGATCGTAACCGATGCGATGGCGGCGGCCGGCATGCCGCCCGGCGAGTACCCGCTGGGCGACCGCACCGTGACGGTGACGGCGACCTCGGCGCGGCTGCCCGATGGCACGCTGGCAGGCAGCATCCTGACGATGGACCAGGCGGTGCGCAACCTGGTGACGTGGGGGGCGTGTTTGCTGGCCGACGCGCTGACGATGGCGAGCACGACGCCGGCGCGCTTGCTCGGCGCGGAGCAGATCGGGCGGATCACGCCGGGCGCCGCCGCCGACCTGGCGGTGCTGGACGAGACGCTGCACGTGCGGCTGACGTTTGTTGCCGGCGCGCTGCTGTACGACCGCGAAAACCCGGTCGCGATGCTCTGA
- a CDS encoding sulfite exporter TauE/SafE family protein — translation MLQLLAAAAFALLAMIVRGLTGFGAALVMTPLLLLVFDPKLAIVSAAIVQAVIGLTLLYQVRRQVSRDHLKLLLPPSLIGIIAGAVVLVQFDSTLLKRGLGIVVMLFALRQIFALRGAQAERTRWPRPWGYLAAVISGMLGALFGTSGPPIVIFLENQIDSGVVLRATLIAYFAAVDTVRVGGYVIGNLITTQALQTAAVMLPAAFVGSWLGTRLHVGMNERVFRLVISGLLFATGALLAVG, via the coding sequence ATGCTGCAACTGCTCGCGGCCGCAGCGTTCGCGCTGCTGGCGATGATCGTGCGCGGGCTGACCGGCTTCGGCGCCGCGCTGGTCATGACGCCGCTGCTGCTGCTCGTCTTCGACCCCAAGCTGGCGATTGTTTCGGCGGCGATTGTGCAGGCCGTGATCGGACTGACCCTGCTGTACCAGGTGCGCCGGCAGGTCAGCCGCGACCACCTCAAACTATTGCTGCCGCCCAGCCTGATCGGCATCATCGCCGGCGCGGTCGTGCTGGTACAGTTCGACAGCACGCTACTGAAGCGCGGGCTTGGCATTGTCGTCATGCTGTTCGCGCTGCGGCAGATATTCGCTCTGCGCGGTGCGCAGGCCGAGCGCACGCGCTGGCCGCGACCGTGGGGCTACCTGGCCGCGGTGATCAGCGGCATGTTGGGCGCGCTGTTCGGCACCAGCGGCCCGCCGATCGTCATCTTCCTCGAAAACCAGATCGACTCCGGGGTGGTCCTGCGGGCGACGTTGATCGCCTATTTCGCCGCGGTGGACACGGTGCGCGTGGGCGGCTACGTGATCGGCAATCTGATCACCACGCAGGCGCTGCAAACTGCGGCGGTCATGCTGCCGGCGGCGTTCGTGGGCAGCTGGCTTGGCACGCGCCTGCACGTGGGCATGAACGAGCGCGTCTTTCGCCTGGTGATCAGCGGGCTGCTGTTCGCGACCGGCGCGCTGCTGGCCGTCGGGTAG
- a CDS encoding sulfite exporter TauE/SafE family protein, producing MLPTLMLAAAIALVAMIVRGMTGFGSALIAMPLLLLVLEPRLALVADTVIEAALGVALIYQVRRSARTDFLVLLLPLSLLGVIAGSAALLQFDSALLKRSMGAVVSLFALRQLLGLRGSAPARSRWPRSWGHVAGLASGVLGALFGTAGPPVVIFLENQIDSGAVLRGTLIAFFAVLDSARLGSYALNGIISPDALMTGVLMLPTAFAGNWIGTHMHLRMNEKLFRAVVGGLLLLAGLLLVIR from the coding sequence ATGCTGCCGACGCTCATGCTCGCGGCAGCCATCGCGCTGGTGGCGATGATTGTGCGCGGCATGACCGGTTTCGGGTCGGCGCTGATCGCGATGCCGTTGCTTCTGCTGGTGCTGGAGCCGCGGCTGGCACTGGTGGCGGATACGGTCATCGAAGCGGCGCTCGGTGTGGCGCTGATCTACCAGGTGCGCCGCTCTGCCCGCACCGACTTCCTGGTGCTGCTGCTGCCGTTGAGTCTGCTGGGCGTCATCGCGGGCTCGGCGGCGTTGCTGCAGTTCGATAGCGCTCTGCTGAAGCGCAGCATGGGTGCGGTCGTCAGCCTGTTCGCCCTGCGGCAGTTGCTCGGCCTGCGCGGCTCGGCGCCGGCGCGTTCTCGCTGGCCACGCTCGTGGGGACATGTGGCCGGGCTCGCCAGCGGCGTGCTGGGCGCATTGTTCGGCACCGCGGGCCCGCCGGTGGTCATTTTCCTCGAAAACCAGATTGATTCCGGCGCGGTCCTGCGTGGCACGCTGATCGCATTCTTCGCCGTGCTCGACTCAGCCCGGCTCGGCAGCTACGCGCTCAACGGCATCATCTCGCCGGATGCGCTCATGACGGGCGTTCTCATGCTGCCGACGGCATTTGCGGGCAACTGGATCGGCACGCACATGCACTTGCGCATGAATGAGAAACTGTTCCGCGCCGTGGTCGGCGGGCTGCTGCTGCTGGCCGGCTTGCTGCTGGTGATCCGCTAA
- a CDS encoding sulfite exporter TauE/SafE family protein, which produces MLPFVVAAVIALLAMIVRGMTGFGSSLIMIPLLVMVIEPRVTIVAVAITEVVIGLTMLRRVWGYARFDYVWQLLPLSLLGVMAGLAALAQVDNLLLKRSLGVVIMLFALRQILALRGPGAARARWPRWLGYVASLASGLLGALFGTAGPPVIIFLENQIESGAALRGTLIVFFFVFDVVRMGGYALSGFLSPDALLTGAVMLPTALAGNWLGTHLHLRMNERLFRAVVGAILMLTGLLLVIR; this is translated from the coding sequence ATGCTCCCGTTCGTTGTCGCCGCAGTGATAGCGCTGCTGGCCATGATTGTGCGCGGCATGACCGGCTTCGGTTCCTCGCTGATCATGATTCCACTGTTGGTTATGGTGATCGAGCCGCGGGTGACCATCGTGGCCGTCGCCATCACTGAAGTCGTAATCGGCCTCACGATGCTTCGCCGGGTGTGGGGTTATGCCCGCTTTGACTATGTGTGGCAATTGCTGCCATTGAGTCTGCTGGGCGTGATGGCCGGCCTGGCGGCGCTGGCGCAGGTTGACAATCTGCTCCTCAAGCGCAGCCTGGGTGTGGTCATCATGCTGTTCGCCCTGCGGCAGATACTGGCCCTGCGCGGCCCGGGCGCTGCGCGCGCTCGCTGGCCGCGCTGGCTAGGCTATGTGGCGAGTCTCGCCAGCGGCCTGCTCGGCGCACTGTTCGGCACCGCCGGCCCGCCGGTAATCATCTTCCTCGAAAACCAGATTGAATCCGGCGCAGCCCTGCGCGGCACGCTGATCGTGTTCTTCTTCGTCTTTGACGTGGTGCGAATGGGCGGCTACGCGCTCAGCGGCTTCCTGTCGCCGGACGCGCTGCTGACGGGCGCGGTCATGCTGCCGACCGCTCTGGCCGGCAACTGGCTCGGCACGCACCTGCACCTGCGCATGAATGAGAGACTGTTCCGCGCTGTGGTCGGCGCTATACTGATGCTGACCGGCCTGCTGCTGGTGATTCGCTGA
- a CDS encoding aldolase, with product MPRLNKVIEVMEQGKVAFVPLGTAGSIGEAQWFADSPYDGVIYDMEHNPYNPETLRLTLQFMLSRRQIAERGIAPAVAPMVRIPVNGRENNNWIIKQVLDIGVFGILLPMINTPDDALSALMAARYIQAQGAPDRLPVGRRGHSPNIAVRYWGVSQPEYFAKADVWPLDPAGEILLMMQCETQESVKNLRDILRAMPKPGLILISEGDLSVSLGYGGDPHAEVDAAVQEAAQICREFGVPYGSPQVSMANIEQRIADGFSMLNLPMRDMALYRRAMELAGRA from the coding sequence ATGCCGCGTTTAAACAAAGTTATCGAGGTGATGGAGCAAGGGAAGGTGGCGTTCGTGCCGCTCGGCACCGCTGGATCGATCGGGGAGGCGCAGTGGTTCGCCGACAGCCCGTATGACGGCGTGATCTATGATATGGAGCACAACCCGTACAACCCGGAAACGCTGAGGCTAACGCTGCAGTTCATGTTGAGCCGCCGGCAGATTGCGGAGCGCGGCATCGCGCCGGCGGTCGCGCCGATGGTGCGCATCCCGGTCAACGGGCGTGAGAATAACAACTGGATCATCAAGCAGGTGCTCGATATCGGCGTTTTCGGCATCCTGCTGCCGATGATCAACACGCCGGACGACGCGCTGTCGGCTCTGATGGCGGCGCGCTACATCCAGGCGCAAGGCGCGCCTGACCGGTTGCCGGTCGGGCGACGCGGCCACTCGCCCAATATTGCCGTGCGTTACTGGGGTGTGAGCCAGCCGGAGTACTTCGCGAAGGCCGACGTCTGGCCGCTCGATCCGGCTGGCGAGATCCTGCTGATGATGCAGTGCGAAACGCAGGAGTCGGTCAAGAACCTGCGCGACATACTGCGCGCGATGCCGAAGCCGGGGCTGATCCTGATCAGCGAAGGCGACCTGTCGGTGTCGCTCGGGTATGGCGGCGATCCGCACGCCGAAGTCGACGCGGCGGTGCAGGAAGCGGCGCAGATCTGCCGTGAGTTCGGCGTGCCGTACGGCTCGCCGCAGGTCAGCATGGCCAACATCGAGCAGCGCATCGCCGACGGCTTCAGCATGCTGAACCTGCCGATGCGCGACATGGCGCTGTACCGCCGCGCGATGGAACTGGCCGGGCGCGCCTAG
- a CDS encoding aldolase: MPRLNKVIGQLEQGKVAFVPFGTAGSISEAEWYATSPYDGIAYELEHNPYNPETLRLSLQFMLNRKQIAENGIAPSCAPMVRIPINGRERNNWIVKQVLDIGVYGIIFPMINTADDALSALTAARYIQAKGVPDQLPVGKRGHAPNNAMRYWGLSQPEYFAKADVWPIDPNGEVLPILQCETEESVKNLRDILRAAPKPGVILISESDLSVSLGYGAQPHPEVDAAVQEAARICREFGVIYGSPQVDASNVEQRIADGFKFLMPAARDMATFNMGMKLAGRA, from the coding sequence ATGCCGCGCCTGAACAAAGTCATTGGCCAGTTGGAGCAGGGCAAGGTGGCGTTTGTGCCGTTCGGCACCGCCGGCTCGATCAGCGAGGCCGAATGGTACGCGACAAGCCCGTACGATGGCATCGCCTATGAGTTGGAGCACAACCCATACAACCCGGAGACGCTGCGCCTGTCCTTGCAGTTCATGCTGAATCGCAAGCAGATCGCCGAGAACGGCATCGCGCCGTCGTGCGCGCCGATGGTGCGCATCCCGATCAACGGCCGCGAGCGCAACAACTGGATCGTCAAGCAGGTGCTCGATATCGGCGTGTACGGCATCATCTTCCCGATGATCAACACGGCCGACGACGCGCTGTCGGCGCTGACGGCCGCGCGCTATATCCAGGCCAAAGGCGTGCCCGACCAGTTGCCCGTCGGCAAGCGCGGCCACGCGCCGAATAACGCCATGCGTTACTGGGGCCTCAGCCAGCCGGAGTACTTCGCGAAGGCCGACGTCTGGCCGATCGACCCGAACGGCGAGGTCCTGCCAATCCTGCAGTGCGAGACGGAGGAGTCGGTGAAGAACCTGCGCGACATCCTGCGCGCGGCGCCGAAACCGGGCGTCATCCTGATCAGCGAGAGCGACCTGTCGGTGTCGCTCGGCTACGGCGCGCAGCCGCACCCTGAAGTGGACGCGGCCGTGCAAGAAGCGGCCAGGATCTGCCGCGAGTTCGGCGTGATCTACGGCTCCCCGCAGGTCGATGCGAGCAACGTCGAACAGCGCATCGCGGACGGCTTCAAGTTCCTGATGCCGGCGGCTCGCGACATGGCGACTTTCAACATGGGCATGAAACTGGCCGGGCGGGCGTAG
- a CDS encoding Gfo/Idh/MocA family oxidoreductase: MNRPTIRIGVVGTSWWADLVHLPSLTSHPAAEVVALAGRDAQRAGAVAHKYAIPQVYADYRAMIDRARLDALVISVPDDLHYPIAMAAIDAGLHVLCEKPLAMNAAQAREMLECAEAKRVKHMTFFTYRWMPQFQYMRQLLDGRYIGAPYHAQFIQLAGYARRPEYAWRFDARRANGVLADLGSHMIDLAHWLVGDIRRVSAHLSVTVARPDTPEPANDAAAVLLEFASGVQGVVHVSAVAHAGQSGHIQHTRLHGAAGTLEAAPHVSNTSLNGLRQGDLQMKPLVTPPALWGVARPEVQYDLFMRQAAGPRQFIDAILADRPITPSFYDGWKAQTVIDAALESFRTGAWQAVSA; this comes from the coding sequence ATGAACCGCCCCACAATCCGCATTGGCGTGGTCGGCACCAGTTGGTGGGCCGATCTGGTGCACCTGCCGAGCCTGACGAGCCACCCGGCGGCCGAGGTCGTAGCGCTGGCCGGGCGCGACGCCCAGCGGGCCGGCGCGGTGGCACATAAGTACGCCATCCCCCAGGTGTATGCGGATTACCGCGCGATGATCGACCGCGCGCGCCTCGATGCGCTGGTCATCTCCGTGCCCGACGATCTGCACTACCCGATCGCGATGGCGGCTATCGACGCCGGTCTGCACGTCCTGTGCGAGAAGCCGCTGGCGATGAATGCCGCGCAGGCGCGCGAGATGCTGGAGTGCGCGGAGGCGAAACGCGTCAAGCACATGACATTCTTCACCTACCGCTGGATGCCGCAGTTCCAGTACATGCGCCAGTTGCTGGACGGCCGGTACATCGGCGCGCCGTATCATGCGCAGTTCATTCAACTGGCGGGCTACGCGCGGCGGCCGGAATATGCCTGGCGGTTCGATGCGCGCCGCGCGAACGGCGTGCTGGCCGACCTCGGCTCGCACATGATCGACTTGGCGCACTGGCTGGTCGGCGACATCCGCCGCGTCAGCGCGCACCTGTCGGTGACTGTCGCGCGGCCGGACACACCGGAGCCGGCCAACGATGCGGCCGCCGTGCTGCTGGAGTTTGCGAGCGGTGTGCAGGGCGTGGTGCACGTCAGCGCGGTGGCGCACGCCGGGCAGAGCGGGCACATCCAGCACACGCGCCTGCATGGCGCGGCAGGCACGCTGGAAGCCGCGCCCCACGTATCGAACACATCCCTGAACGGCTTGCGGCAGGGCGACCTGCAGATGAAGCCGTTGGTGACGCCCCCGGCACTGTGGGGTGTGGCGCGGCCCGAAGTTCAATACGATCTGTTCATGCGCCAGGCGGCGGGACCGCGCCAGTTCATCGACGCCATCCTGGCCGACCGGCCGATTACCCCGAGTTTCTACGACGGCTGGAAGGCGCAGACAGTCATTGACGCTGCGCTGGAATCGTTCCGTACCGGCGCGTGGCAGGCGGTCTCCGCCTGA
- a CDS encoding family 20 glycosylhydrolase, with the protein MTELQLLPQPRSLNSTGGTYHLQSDWRLVIDAPVAQDVLLTAQRVQMALRQHAGVDWSLAASEAGPARDIGGVLWLDPACDVPAQGYTLEITSNAFTVKARDAAGLYYGTCTLTQIVEQSADSLPCLHIADHPDFPVRGVMLDISRDKVPTMETLFGLVDLLAAWKINQLQLYMEHTFTYRDHLEVWEHASPLSEEEVLSLDAYCRRRFIDLVPNQNSFGHMHRWLRHAPYRSLAEIDSYPFRPWWGPHPFSVCPGDPGTLDLLRGLYDELLPNFSSRLFNIGCDETFDLGMGRSRQVCAERGGGRVYLDYLTTLCAEVRARGRTPLFWGDIILQHPELVPGLPRDALALEWGYEADHPFAAHGELFARAGLPFYVCPGTSSWNSIAGRTDNAFANLLNAAENGLRHGASGYLITDWGDHGHWQFLPFAYPGFVYGAALGWCVEANRALDVPAALDRFVFRDRAGVMGRMTCDLGNVYQSLGVKLHNASGLARILQIPSQNDDALTIIRDFESLGITNYERAMVVIAKAMRPLEKHRMACADAELIEAEFECAADMLHHACGLGIFAQEDDPKVARPLKRKLKRNMQDIIEEYRALWLERNRPGGLDDSAARLAAVLELYG; encoded by the coding sequence ATGACAGAACTTCAGCTTCTACCTCAGCCACGCTCGCTCAACTCTACTGGCGGCACGTACCACCTGCAATCCGACTGGCGGCTCGTGATCGATGCGCCGGTGGCGCAGGACGTGCTGCTCACCGCCCAGCGCGTGCAGATGGCGCTGCGCCAGCATGCCGGTGTTGACTGGTCGCTGGCGGCGAGCGAGGCCGGGCCGGCGCGTGACATCGGCGGCGTGCTCTGGCTCGATCCGGCGTGTGACGTGCCGGCACAGGGCTACACACTGGAGATCACGTCGAACGCGTTCACGGTCAAAGCGCGCGACGCGGCCGGACTGTACTACGGGACATGCACGCTGACGCAGATCGTCGAGCAGTCCGCCGATAGCCTGCCGTGCCTGCACATTGCCGATCACCCCGATTTCCCGGTGCGCGGCGTGATGCTCGACATCTCGCGCGACAAAGTCCCGACGATGGAGACCCTGTTCGGGCTGGTCGACCTGCTGGCGGCGTGGAAGATCAACCAACTTCAACTATACATGGAGCACACCTTCACCTACCGCGATCATCTGGAGGTGTGGGAGCACGCGTCGCCGCTGAGCGAGGAAGAGGTGCTGTCGCTCGACGCCTACTGCCGCCGGCGCTTCATCGATCTGGTCCCGAACCAGAACTCGTTCGGGCACATGCACCGCTGGCTGCGGCACGCGCCGTACCGGTCGCTGGCGGAAATTGACTCGTACCCGTTCCGGCCGTGGTGGGGGCCGCATCCGTTCAGCGTGTGCCCTGGCGATCCCGGCACGCTCGACCTGCTGCGCGGGCTGTACGACGAACTGCTGCCGAACTTCTCCTCGCGCCTGTTTAACATCGGCTGCGACGAGACATTCGACCTCGGCATGGGGCGCAGCAGGCAGGTGTGCGCCGAGCGCGGGGGGGGGCGCGTCTATCTGGACTACCTTACGACGCTGTGTGCTGAAGTGCGCGCGCGCGGCCGCACGCCGCTGTTCTGGGGCGACATCATATTGCAGCACCCGGAGCTCGTGCCGGGGCTGCCGCGCGATGCGCTTGCGCTGGAGTGGGGCTACGAGGCCGATCACCCGTTTGCGGCGCACGGCGAACTGTTCGCGCGCGCCGGTTTGCCATTTTATGTCTGCCCGGGCACCTCAAGCTGGAACAGCATCGCCGGCCGCACCGACAACGCTTTCGCCAACCTGCTCAACGCGGCCGAGAACGGGCTGCGCCACGGCGCGAGCGGCTATCTGATCACCGACTGGGGCGACCATGGGCACTGGCAGTTTCTGCCGTTCGCGTATCCCGGCTTTGTGTACGGCGCGGCGCTCGGCTGGTGCGTCGAGGCGAACCGCGCGCTCGACGTGCCGGCCGCACTCGACCGTTTTGTGTTCCGCGACCGAGCCGGCGTGATGGGGCGCATGACGTGTGATCTCGGTAACGTCTATCAGTCGCTTGGCGTGAAGCTGCACAACGCATCGGGGCTGGCGCGCATCCTTCAGATCCCATCGCAGAACGACGACGCGCTGACGATCATCCGCGACTTCGAAAGTCTGGGCATCACGAACTACGAGCGCGCCATGGTCGTCATCGCGAAGGCGATGCGCCCGCTGGAAAAACACCGGATGGCGTGCGCCGATGCCGAGTTGATCGAGGCCGAGTTCGAGTGCGCGGCCGATATGCTGCACCACGCCTGCGGGCTGGGCATCTTCGCGCAGGAGGACGATCCGAAGGTGGCGCGCCCCTTAAAGCGCAAGCTGAAGCGCAACATGCAGGATATCATTGAGGAGTACCGCGCGCTCTGGCTGGAGCGCAACCGGCCGGGCGGGCTGGACGACAGCGCGGCGCGGCTGGCGGCGGTGCTGGAGCTATACGGGTGA